The following proteins are co-located in the Desulfatirhabdium butyrativorans DSM 18734 genome:
- the rlmN gene encoding 23S rRNA (adenine(2503)-C(2))-methyltransferase RlmN, with translation MKTDIKNYSMKSLGLWLESEGIRAYRAIQIFNWIYRKQADDFASMSDLSKELRQVLEAHFFNDRLRLETTAISQDGSVKYLFRLADGHTIESVLMPEKDHSTLCISSQVGCAQGCAFCLTGAGGFVRNLTLGEILSQVRDIQWRMDREAPRLSNIVMMGMGEPLANYAAVVQAIEVLTNARCGLGFSTRKVTLSTVGLAPRILQLGQDVMVNLAVSLNAADDEIRNRLMPINRTYPLDVLMSACRDYALPKRRRITFEYILMEGVNDAVSDALRLVKLLHGIRAKVNLIPYNEHEKSAFRRPSLPAIERFQSVLMDKGMTAIIRNSKGQDIGAACGQLRADRDLAG, from the coding sequence ATGAAAACCGATATCAAAAACTACAGCATGAAATCGCTTGGCTTGTGGTTGGAATCCGAGGGTATTCGTGCCTACAGGGCCATTCAAATCTTCAATTGGATCTATCGCAAACAGGCCGATGATTTTGCTTCCATGAGCGATTTGTCCAAAGAATTGCGGCAGGTCCTGGAAGCCCATTTTTTCAATGACCGGTTGCGGCTCGAAACGACCGCAATCTCTCAGGACGGATCGGTCAAATATCTCTTTCGTTTGGCAGACGGTCATACCATCGAATCGGTCCTGATGCCGGAAAAGGATCACAGCACCCTGTGTATTTCCAGCCAGGTGGGCTGTGCCCAGGGATGCGCCTTCTGTTTGACGGGTGCAGGCGGTTTCGTCCGAAATCTCACTCTTGGCGAAATTCTCTCTCAGGTGCGTGACATTCAGTGGCGGATGGATCGAGAAGCACCGAGGCTGTCCAATATCGTCATGATGGGAATGGGCGAGCCGCTGGCCAATTATGCCGCTGTCGTCCAGGCGATTGAGGTGTTGACGAATGCCAGATGCGGTCTGGGTTTTTCCACTCGAAAGGTTACGCTTTCAACCGTAGGGCTGGCGCCGAGGATTCTGCAGCTCGGCCAGGACGTGATGGTCAACCTGGCCGTTTCTCTGAATGCGGCCGATGACGAGATCCGGAACCGGCTCATGCCGATCAACCGGACCTACCCCCTCGATGTCCTGATGTCTGCCTGCCGAGACTATGCACTTCCAAAACGAAGGCGTATCACGTTCGAATACATCTTGATGGAAGGGGTGAATGATGCCGTTTCAGATGCGCTCAGATTGGTAAAGTTGTTGCATGGAATCCGGGCGAAGGTGAATCTCATCCCCTACAATGAACATGAGAAAAGCGCATTCAGAAGACCTTCCCTGCCGGCGATTGAGCGGTTTCAATCCGTGCTGATGGATAAGGGCATGACCGCCATCATCCGAAACAGCAAAGGCCAGGATATCGGCGCTGCCTGCGGGCAGCTTCGGGCGGATCGGGATCTGGCGGGCTGA